The Triticum aestivum cultivar Chinese Spring chromosome 3A, IWGSC CS RefSeq v2.1, whole genome shotgun sequence genome includes a region encoding these proteins:
- the LOC123062998 gene encoding endoribonuclease Dicer homolog 3a — translation MAEAEPESAPGGGEAGEDAMDATGPAAAPAEAEAAAPVPDVNMNPLKRPSESCAQGDEADGQKRQKTESQVFTPRRYQLDVFEVAKARNTIAMLDTGAGKTMIAVMLMKEFGKKIDKSNNNGKIVFLAPTVQLVTQQCEVIKTHTDFEVELYCGASGVDHWTPQRWKEKISKSQVMMMIPDVLLSALGKAFLSLDMVSLMIFDECHRATGKHPYSRIMKDYYHQSDHKPKVFGMTASPVIRKGVSSNLDCEVQFTELEKLLNAKIYTVADRAEIELCAPSAKEVDRYYDPKTVCFKDLSEELGLLHSEYDALITTLQNKPNCQNKESDEIAKESRRRLSNSSAKILYCIDDIGLLCASEATKIYIERGQRKGWLKKASDATNIQSVANSSFLLAEISVLHLKFFEDMSCIIDKHLQQGSDVLLNSESGCVEAIKTGYISPKLYELIQIFHSFSNCDHVRCLIFVDRKITARAMERTMKKIGHLSHFTFSSLTGGSSSVDALTPKMQKDTLDSFRSGKVNLLFTTDVAEEGIDVTDCSCVIRFDLPKTTRSYMQSRGRARQKDSQYILMIERENVKQNNLISAILRSEKSMVETALNRDSEDLLPGFFPVEEKNEYLVGTTGAKVTAGSSVSVIVQYCDKLPGDKYDTTKPLFEFTNHGDGFVCTLTLPSSDMLPPLVGPKARNKKKAKQLVCLDACKQLHQLGVLTDSLCLSVEEPPLESVNKTDVLTSLAGVGTTKRKELHGTTRVCGLSGTWASERTAVKLQGYRMKFLCDQVGQKYSDFVLLIDKTIAHEAANLDIDLFLHDKMVKASVSPCGLFELDVQQMEQAKLFQALLFNGLFGKLFTGSKSSDVPREFILNKDDTFIWNNPNMYLILPMDPTVESHDITCINWRVIDEAATAVKLLRKIYSEEKMNIQGILDFDQNDEDLIHFANTSCETHFLRNVVVLAVHTGKIYTALHVADLSANSTFDGVSDEKGTEFRTFAEYFEKKYGIVLRHPSQPLLVLKPSHRPHNILSSKLRDEGNGEKKKGGTSDITKANNRVHMPPELLIPLNFSDDILRTFYLFPSLMHRIEALMLASQLKSEISYDDSNVSSFLILEAITTLRCSEDFSMERLELLGDSVLKYVVSCHLFLKFPNMDEGQLTSSRVDIISNAALYGFGIEHKIQGYIRDAAFDPRRWLAPGQLSIHPVPCNCQVNSEVVTEDINVKVGQLCDKGHRWMCSKTISDCVEAIIGAYYVEGGLRAAMAVLKWLGINVEVEEELIGQFLSASVQTYLPKNDVIEKVEAKLGYVFLMKGLLLEALTHPSLQESAEGYSYERLEFLGDAVLDILLTRHLFSSHKDTDEGELTDLRSASVNNENFAQLAVKHKLYQFLQHSSGKLPENITEYVDSLENSSTDKLNLLSDAALRGPKVLGDVVESIAGAILIDRKLDLEVVWGIFKPLLSPIVTPEKLELPPFRELLEWCNKSGYFLGIKCTDGIKRTDGDKIEATLDVQLKETLLVRQGCGKSKKDAKAHAASMLLKDLEEEGLIVPKNASNTQQFQDHRNIFDAMDIQLSTPTRGKRSAGSKIAASLDKPVDWPVRMSKGGPRAGLYEFCKKLQWPAPNFDCAKVEQSTPTPQGQGFTFASTIKLHIPNSDVISLTGDCFADKKSAMDSAALLMLYELQQRGRLQVQEIRLP, via the exons ATGGCGGAGGCGGAACCGGAATCGGCGCCCGGAGGCGGAGAGGCCGGCGAGGACGCGATGGACGCCACCGgtcccgcggcggcgccggcggaggcggaggccgccgcccccgtccccgacG TTAACATGAACCCTCTGAAGAGGCCATCGGAGTCGTGTGCTCAAGGAGACGAAGCAGACGGGCAGAAGCGGCAGAAGACGGAGTCTCAAGTTTTCACACCCAGAAG ATACCAGCTCGATGTCTTTGAGGTTGCCAAGGCGCGAAACACGATTGCAATGCTTGACACAGGAGCCGGGAAGACGATGATTGCTGTGATGCTCATGAAAGAGTTTGGGAAAAAGATTGACAAATCAAATAACAATGGGAAGATCGTATTCCTTGCACCAACAGTTCAGCTCGTCACACAG CAATGTGAGGTGATTAAAACCCACACAGATTTTGAGGTGGAGCTGTATTGCGGTGCCTCGGGGGTTGATCACTGGACGCCTCAGAGATGGAAAGAAAAAATATCGAAATCTCAG GTCATGATGATGATACCAGATGTGTTGCTAAGTGCTTTAGGCAAAGCTTTCTTGAGCTTGGACATGGTTAGTCTTATGATATTTGATGAGTGCCATCGTGCAACTGGCAAACACCCTTATTCGAGAATAATGAAG GACTACTATCACCAATCTGACCACAAGCCAAAGGTGTTTGGTATGACGGCCTCGCCTGTTATAAGGAAAG GTGTCTCTTCTAATCTGGATTGTGAAGTTCAGTTCACTGAACTGGAAAAGCTTCTAAATGCTAAG ATCTACACTGTGGCTGATAGAGCAGAGATAGAGCTTTGCGCTCCTTCTGCAAAAGAAGTGGACAGATACTATGACCCAAAAACAGTTTGTTTCAAGGATTTGAGTGAAGAGTTGGGACTTTTGCATTCTGAG TACGATGCGTTAATAACTACATTGCAGAATAAGCCTAACTGCCAGAATAAAGAATCCGATGAAATAGCTAAAGAATCACGGAGGCGTCTATCCAATTCTTCAGCCAAAATCCTGTATTGCATCGATGATATTGGTCTTCTTTGTGCTAGTGAG GCCACCAAAATCTACATTGAAAGGGGTCAGAGAAAAGGTTGGCTGAAGAAAGCTTCTGATGCCACAAATATTCAAAGTGTTGCAAATAGCTCGTTCCTGCTTGCAGAAATTTCAGTGCTTCATCTGAAGTTCTTTGAGGATATGTCATGTATAATTGACAAGCACCTCCAGCAAG GTAGCGATGTGCTTCTAAATTCTGAGAGTGGATGTGTGGAAGCAATTAAGACGGGTTATATTTCACCAAAGCTTTATGAACTCATCCAAATCTTCCACTCTTTCAG CAACTGTGATCATGTCCGATGCCTCATTTTTGTGGATCGAAAGATCACTGCTAGAGCCATGGAACGGACAATGAAGAAAATTGGACACCTCTCACATTTTACATTTTCTTCTCTTACTGGAGGGAGTTCTTCAGTGGACGCTCTGACCCCTAAAATGCAAAAGGACACACTGGATTCATTTCGCTCTGGAAAG GTGAACTTACTATTTACTACGGATGTCGCAGAAGAGGGTATTGATGTCACAGACTGCTCGTGTGTAATAAGATTTGATTTGCCAAAGACTACCCGTAGTTATATGCAGTCACGTGGACGAGCACGCCAGAAGGACTCTCAGTACATACTAATGATTGAAAG GGAAAATGTTAAACAAAATAATTTGATATCTGCCATTTTGAGAAGCGAGAAGTCAATGGTTGAGACTGCTTTGAACAGAGATTCCGAGGATCTACTCCCTGGTTTCTTCCCAGttgaagaaaaaaatgaatacCTTGTAGGCACAACCGGAGCAAAAGTAACTGCTGGTTCTAGCGTTAGTGTTATCGTCCAATACTGTGACAAGCTTCCAGGAGACAA GTACGACACCACAAAACCTTTGTTTGAGTTCACCAACCACGGTGATGGTTTTGTGTGTACGTTAACACTACCATCTAGTGACATGTTGCCACCTTTGGTGGGTCCAAAAGCAAGAAACAAGAAGAAAGCAAAACAGCTTGTTTGTCTTGATGCATGTAAGCAGCTGCATCAGCTAGGAGTACTTACTGACTCTCTTTGTCTATCTGTTGAAGAGCCACCACTGGAATCTGTGAACAAAACTGACGTTCTCACATCTTTGGCTGGTGTAG GTACAACCAAACGAAAGGAGCTACATGGTACAACTAGAGTATGTGGGTTGTCTGGTACCTGGGCATCAGAGAGAACTGCTGTTAAGCTTCAAGGCTACAGAATGAAATTTCTTTGTGACCAAGTTGGTCAGAAATACTCCGATTTTGTTCTGTTAATTGATAAAACTATAGCACATGAAGCTGCTAATTTGGATATTGATCTGTTTCTACATGACAAGATGGTGAAAGCTTCAGTCTCTCCTTGTGGCCTTTTTGAGTTGGATGTTCAACAG ATGGAGCAAGCAAAGCTATTTCAAGCACTTCTGTTCAATGGTTTGTTTGGAAAGTTGTTCACTGGATCAAAATCATCCGACGTTCCGCGGGAGTTTATTCTCAATAAAGATGACACGTTTATCTGGAATAATCCAAATATGTATTTGATTTTACCTATGGATCCTACTGTGGAGTCCCATGATATTACATGCATCAACTGGAGAGTGATTGATGAAGCCGCAACAGCTGTTAAACTTTTGAGGAAGATttattctgaagaaaaaatgaacatacagggaatacttgattTCGACCAAAATGATGAAGATCTAATTCATTTCGCCAACACTTCATGTGAGACTCATTTCCTTAGAAATGTGGTAGTGCTGGCAGTCCACACAGGAAAGATATATACTGCTCTTCATGTTGCCGATCTATCTGCCAATAGCACATTTGATGGTGTATCAGATGAAAAAGGAACAGAGTTCCGCACCTTTGCAGAATACTTTGAGAAGAA GTATGGCATAGTTCTTCGTCATCCCTCACAGCCACTACTAGTGCTGAAACCCAGTCATAGGCCTCACAACATTCTTTCCTCGAAGCTCAGAGATGAAG GTAACggtgagaagaaaaagggtggcaCATCAGATATAACTAAGGCAAACAACCGTGTTCACATGCCCCCAGAGTTGCTGATTCCCCTTAATTTTTCTGATGACATTTTAAGAACATTTTATTTGTTCCCATCTTTGATGCATCGTATAGAGGCATTAATGCTAGCCAGTCAACTAAAGAGTGAAATTTCATATGACGATTCTAATGTATCAAGCTTTCTG ATTCTAGAAGCTATCACAACTCTTCGATGCTCTGAAGACTTCTCAATGGAGCGTCTGGAATTATTGGGAGATTCTGTGTTGAAGTATGTCGTTAGTTGTCACCTTTTCCTAAAATTTCCTAACATGGATGAGGGGCAGTTAACATCCAGTAGGGTTGATATAATATCTAATGCTGCACTTTATGGGTTTGGAATTGAACACAAAATACAG GGTTATATACGTGATGCTGCATTTGATCCTCGTCGATGGCTTGCACCAGGACAGCTCTCCATTCATCCTGTTCCTTGTAATTGCCAAGTAAATTCTGAGGTTGTCACTGAGGATATTAATGTGAAAGTAGGCCAGCTGTGTGATAAGGGACACAGATGGATGTGTTCCAAAACAATTTCTGATTGCGTCGAAGCTATAATCGGTGCATATTATGTAGAAGGTGGCTTAAGAGCAGCTATGGCTGTTCTCAAATGGTTGGGAATTAATGTTGAAGTTGAGGAAGAATTGATTGGTCAGTTCTTGAGTGCATCTGTGCAGACTTATCTTCCAAAAAATGATGTAATTGAAAAGGTTGAAGCAAAACTAGGCTATGTATTTTTGATGAAAGGTCTTCTGCTAGAAGCTCTTACCCACCCATCACTGCAGGAATCAGCAGAAGGATATTCCTACGAG CGTCTGGAGTTCCTTGGTGATGCTGTCTTGGATATTCTTTTAACACGACATCTTTTCTCTAGTCATAAAGACACCGATGAGGGGGAGCTGACAGATTTACGGTCTGCATCAGTAAacaatgaaaattttgcacaactCGCAGTGAAGCATAAGTTATATCAGTTTCTCCAGCATTCTTCTGGGAAATTACCAGAAAATATTACTGAATATGTGGATAGTTTAGAGAATTCTTCCACGGACAAACTCAACCTTTTATCAGATGCGGCATTAAGAGGGCCTAAG GTTCTGGGTGATGTTGTAGAAAGTATTGCGGGTGCAATTCTTATAGATAGAAAACTTGATTTGGAGGTAGTTTGGGGTATTTTCAAACCTCTTCTTTCCCCTATTGTTACACCTGAGAAGCTGGAGTTACCTCCCTTCAGAGAGCTTCTCGAATGGTGCAACAAAAGTGGGTACTTTCTAGGAATTAAGTGTACAGATGGAATTAAGCGTACAGATGGAGACAAAATAGAGGCTACTCTGGATGTGCAACTCAAGGAGACGCTCCTTGTCAGGCAAGGTTGTGGCAAGAGCAAAAAGGATGCTAAAGCACATGCAGCTTCCATGTTACTCAAGGACCTTGAG GAGGAAGGACTTATAGTACCAAAGAATGCAAGCAACACGCAACAGTTCCAGGATCATCGTAACATTTTTGATGCAATGGATATACAACTTTCAACACCAACCAGGGGAAAGCGATCAGCTGGATCAAAGATAGCTGCCAGTCTTGATAAACCAG TGGACTGGCCGGTGAGAATGAGCAAAGGAGGACCCCGTGCAGGACTGTATGAGTTCTGCAAAAAGTTACAATGGCCAGCTCCCAATTTCGATTGTGCGAAGGTAGAACAAAG CACGCCTACGCCTCAAGGTCAAGGGTTCACCTTCGCGTCAACCATAAAACTGCACATACCGAATAGTGATGTGATCAGCCTCACAGGGGATTGCTTTGCGGATAAGAAGAGCGCGATGGATTCCGCCGCACTGCTCATGCTCTATGAGCTTCAGCAGCGAGGGAGATTGCAAGTCCAGGAGATTCGTCTTCCCTGA